The Halalkalibacter krulwichiae genome has a segment encoding these proteins:
- the metG gene encoding methionine--tRNA ligase — translation MSEKKTFYLTTPIYYPSDKLHIGHAYTTVAGDAMARYKRLRGYDVRFLTGTDEHGQKIETKAAEKGQTPQQFTDEIVAGIQELWKKLDVSYDDFIRTTEERHKKVVAQIFERLLEKGDIYLDEYEGWYSIPDETFYTERQLVDPIKNEAGEVIGGKSPDSGHPVEKVREQSYFFKMSKYADRLLKFYDDNPTFIQPESRKNEMINNFIKPGLEDLAVSRTSFKWGVQVPSNPKHVVYVWIDALSNYITALGFGSENEELYKRYWPADVHLVGKEIVRFHTIYWPIMLMALDLPLPKKVFGHGWLLMKDGKMSKSKGNVVDPVPLIDRYGLDALRYYLLREVPFGSDGVFTPEGFVERVNYDLANDLGNLLNRTVAMINKYFGGEIPAYVKDATPFDASLVELVDATVEKVEAAMEEMEFSVALTAIWQLISRTNKYIDETQPWVLAKDEEKKEQLGSVMYHLAESLRQVSIMIQPFMTETPKRIWDQLGLTQEKTAWSTLESFAQIPAGTKVKKGDPIFPRLDMEEEVAHIVGLMGGTLKTGDKNESEVPEVDENEITIDDFTKVDLHVAEVIQAEPVKGADRLLKIQLDLGFEQRQVVSGIAKYYSPEELVGKKVICVTNLKPVKLRGELSQGMILAGSKGKKLQLATIDGNLPNGAKVK, via the coding sequence GTGAGTGAAAAAAAGACGTTTTATTTAACAACCCCAATTTATTACCCGAGTGATAAATTGCACATTGGACATGCTTATACAACTGTAGCTGGAGATGCAATGGCAAGGTACAAGAGATTACGCGGTTATGATGTACGCTTCTTGACAGGTACAGATGAGCACGGCCAAAAAATTGAGACAAAAGCAGCTGAAAAAGGCCAAACCCCTCAACAGTTTACTGATGAAATTGTTGCGGGAATACAAGAGCTTTGGAAAAAACTTGATGTCTCTTACGATGACTTTATTCGAACGACAGAGGAGCGCCACAAAAAGGTTGTAGCGCAAATATTTGAACGCTTGTTAGAAAAAGGTGATATTTATTTAGATGAGTATGAAGGTTGGTATTCGATTCCCGATGAAACTTTTTATACAGAACGTCAATTAGTAGATCCTATTAAGAATGAAGCAGGCGAAGTGATTGGTGGAAAAAGCCCTGATAGTGGTCACCCGGTTGAAAAAGTAAGGGAACAGTCTTACTTCTTTAAAATGAGTAAGTATGCAGATCGTTTACTTAAGTTTTATGATGATAATCCAACATTTATCCAACCGGAATCTCGAAAAAATGAGATGATTAACAATTTTATCAAGCCAGGTCTTGAAGATCTTGCTGTTTCACGTACTTCTTTTAAATGGGGAGTTCAAGTACCGAGCAACCCTAAGCATGTTGTTTATGTATGGATTGATGCCCTATCCAATTATATTACGGCTCTAGGTTTTGGCAGTGAAAATGAAGAATTATACAAGAGATATTGGCCAGCAGATGTGCATTTAGTAGGGAAAGAAATTGTTCGTTTTCACACAATTTATTGGCCAATTATGTTAATGGCCCTAGATTTACCACTCCCTAAAAAGGTCTTTGGTCATGGGTGGTTACTCATGAAAGATGGAAAGATGTCTAAATCAAAAGGGAATGTAGTTGATCCAGTTCCACTTATTGATCGTTACGGATTAGATGCATTACGTTATTACTTGCTTCGTGAAGTACCTTTTGGCTCAGATGGCGTATTTACACCTGAGGGATTTGTTGAACGTGTGAACTATGATTTAGCCAACGATTTAGGTAATTTATTAAACCGTACCGTTGCGATGATTAATAAATATTTCGGCGGAGAAATCCCGGCATATGTTAAAGATGCAACGCCATTTGATGCAAGTCTAGTTGAGCTTGTAGATGCAACAGTAGAAAAAGTAGAAGCTGCTATGGAAGAGATGGAATTCTCAGTAGCACTGACGGCTATTTGGCAATTAATCAGTCGTACAAATAAATACATTGATGAAACTCAACCATGGGTACTCGCTAAGGATGAAGAGAAGAAAGAACAGCTTGGATCAGTCATGTACCATTTAGCAGAATCACTGCGCCAAGTCTCAATTATGATCCAACCATTTATGACCGAAACACCTAAACGTATTTGGGATCAATTAGGTTTAACACAAGAGAAAACAGCTTGGTCTACACTAGAATCATTTGCTCAAATTCCAGCTGGGACAAAGGTGAAAAAAGGAGACCCGATTTTCCCACGTCTTGATATGGAAGAAGAAGTAGCACATATTGTTGGACTTATGGGAGGCACGCTAAAGACAGGTGATAAAAATGAGTCTGAAGTCCCGGAAGTAGATGAGAATGAGATTACTATTGATGACTTTACAAAAGTTGATCTTCACGTAGCTGAAGTGATACAAGCAGAACCTGTAAAAGGAGCTGATCGTCTTTTAAAAATTCAATTAGACCTAGGCTTTGAACAACGCCAAGTTGTATCAGGTATTGCTAAATACTATTCGCCAGAAGAACTTGTAGGCAAAAAAGTTATCTGTGTAACAAACCTAAAGCCTGTAAAACTCCGCGGAGAACTCTCCCAAGGAATGATCTTAGCAGGCTCAAAAGGCAAAAAACTACAACTCGCCACAATCGACGGCAACCTACCAAACGGAGCAAAGGTAAAATAG
- a CDS encoding TatD family hydrolase, with amino-acid sequence MLFDTHVHLNADQFEDDLDEVISRAKEAGVGYMVVVGFDEKTIKKAVGLINTYDFIYAAVGWHPVDAIDMKEEHLDWLEELSSHPKVVALGEMGLDYHWDKSPKEIQKEVFRKQIQLAKKVKLPIVIHNREADQDIVDILREENAAEVGGIMHCFGGSVEIAEECLRMNFHISLGGPVTFKNARRPKEVAKAVPLNRLLVETDCPYLAPHPYRGKRNEPAYVQLVAEQIAELRGLDYQEVAEQTTFNAKRLFGIT; translated from the coding sequence ATGTTATTTGATACACATGTACACTTAAATGCCGATCAATTTGAAGATGATCTTGATGAAGTCATTTCTCGTGCGAAAGAAGCTGGAGTTGGATACATGGTGGTTGTTGGCTTTGATGAGAAAACAATCAAGAAAGCAGTCGGGTTAATCAATACGTATGATTTTATCTATGCAGCGGTTGGTTGGCACCCAGTTGATGCAATTGACATGAAAGAAGAGCATTTAGACTGGTTAGAAGAATTAAGTTCGCATCCGAAAGTAGTGGCTTTAGGAGAGATGGGCCTTGACTATCATTGGGATAAATCACCTAAGGAAATCCAAAAGGAAGTCTTTAGAAAACAGATTCAGTTAGCCAAAAAGGTTAAACTACCAATTGTTATTCATAATCGCGAAGCTGATCAAGACATTGTTGATATTCTCAGAGAAGAAAATGCAGCTGAAGTTGGGGGGATTATGCATTGCTTTGGCGGGAGTGTAGAAATTGCCGAGGAATGTTTACGAATGAACTTTCATATATCTCTTGGGGGTCCGGTTACGTTTAAAAATGCGAGAAGGCCAAAGGAAGTGGCAAAGGCAGTACCGCTTAATCGATTACTTGTTGAAACAGATTGCCCTTATTTAGCTCCTCATCCATACCGTGGAAAGCGAAACGAACCGGCCTATGTGCAACTAGTAGCAGAGCAGATTGCCGAATTAAGAGGGCTTGATTACCAAGAAGTGGCAGAACAGACAACTTTTAATGCGAAGCGATTATTTGGCATAACTTGA
- a CDS encoding G5 and 3D domain-containing protein translates to MEINRSHFLPSLSFGKKLVISVISLILFGGVITYAVYEATKATVTLSIDGEEVEVRTHASTVAELMKEQEWNVQEYDQIEPGLDSTISGSMNITWNQASEVLVTSQGLEESVWTTAETVEELIEQLGIEYKKYDYLEPGLEDEITDNMNLVYESAFQVELTSDGEQQEFWTTSTTVADFLERESVTLGELDRVEPKLTERLDRESEIKVIRVEKVTDVVEESVAYGTVTRKDNELTSGKEEIVQAGEDGKVSKHFEVILEDGEEVSRELVKTETVKEGKDRIVAVGTKPEPVQTVSRGSSSSSSNSSTSNSTSTNNSSSDGRTLTVTATAYTAGCSGCSGVTATGINLNQNRNMKVIAVDPNVIPLGSRVEVEGYGVAIAGDTGGAIRGNKIDVHVPTKADAYNWGTRTVKIKVLD, encoded by the coding sequence ATGGAAATTAACAGGAGCCACTTCCTTCCGTCCTTAAGTTTTGGGAAGAAGTTGGTTATCTCCGTTATCAGTCTCATTCTCTTCGGAGGCGTGATTACTTACGCTGTATACGAGGCGACAAAAGCAACAGTTACGCTATCGATTGATGGGGAAGAAGTAGAGGTGCGTACACACGCATCGACTGTAGCTGAGTTGATGAAGGAGCAAGAGTGGAACGTCCAAGAGTACGATCAAATTGAACCCGGATTAGATTCAACCATTTCTGGGAGTATGAACATTACATGGAACCAAGCAAGCGAAGTATTGGTTACAAGTCAAGGTCTTGAAGAATCAGTATGGACTACTGCTGAAACCGTAGAAGAATTGATTGAGCAATTAGGAATTGAGTACAAAAAGTATGATTATCTTGAACCAGGTTTAGAAGATGAGATAACGGATAATATGAACTTAGTCTATGAATCTGCTTTTCAGGTTGAGCTTACTAGTGACGGTGAACAACAAGAATTTTGGACAACTTCGACGACTGTCGCTGACTTTTTAGAGAGAGAAAGTGTTACATTAGGTGAACTTGACCGTGTCGAGCCTAAGCTTACAGAAAGGTTAGACCGAGAATCAGAAATTAAAGTAATACGTGTAGAAAAAGTCACCGATGTGGTGGAAGAGTCCGTTGCCTATGGAACGGTTACCCGTAAAGATAATGAATTGACCAGCGGGAAAGAAGAAATCGTTCAAGCAGGAGAAGACGGTAAAGTTAGCAAGCACTTTGAAGTAATTCTAGAAGATGGAGAAGAAGTATCAAGAGAGCTTGTTAAAACAGAAACAGTGAAAGAGGGCAAAGACCGCATTGTTGCAGTAGGAACGAAGCCAGAACCAGTTCAAACTGTATCGAGGGGCTCTAGCTCATCAAGTTCTAATTCTAGCACTAGTAATAGCACAAGTACGAATAACTCAAGTTCAGATGGCCGGACCTTAACGGTTACTGCAACAGCTTATACTGCAGGGTGTAGTGGATGTAGCGGAGTAACCGCAACGGGTATTAATCTCAATCAAAATCGTAATATGAAAGTGATAGCTGTTGATCCAAATGTTATCCCGCTTGGCTCACGAGTTGAAGTGGAAGGGTATGGGGTTGCAATTGCTGGTGATACAGGTGGAGCTATTAGAGGCAATAAGATTGATGTTCATGTCCCTACAAAAGCAGATGCTTATAATTGGGGAACACGTACGGTTAAAATTAAGGTCTTAGATTAA
- the rnmV gene encoding ribonuclease M5: MKIKEVIIVEGKDDTVAVKRAVDADTIETNGSAVSISTLRQIELAQERRGVIVLTDPDFPGERIRHIVSKHVPSCKHAFLPKKEAISKNKDDLGVENATPEAIRQALLHAKEEDVEHPEIVSWQDLHAAGLIAGSDARRRRERLGELLRIGYANGKQLHKRLQKFRISAEEFANAMQCVFEEEDK; the protein is encoded by the coding sequence ATGAAAATAAAAGAAGTCATTATTGTTGAGGGAAAAGATGATACGGTTGCAGTGAAAAGGGCTGTAGATGCTGACACAATTGAAACAAATGGGTCTGCTGTAAGCATTAGTACTTTAAGGCAGATAGAGTTGGCTCAGGAAAGAAGAGGTGTCATTGTTCTTACAGACCCTGATTTCCCAGGCGAGCGTATTCGTCATATTGTTAGTAAGCATGTTCCTAGTTGTAAGCATGCTTTCTTACCTAAGAAAGAAGCCATATCCAAAAACAAGGATGACCTAGGTGTTGAGAATGCAACACCAGAGGCCATTAGACAAGCTCTTCTTCATGCGAAAGAAGAAGACGTAGAGCATCCTGAGATCGTGAGCTGGCAAGATCTCCATGCAGCAGGTTTGATTGCAGGATCGGATGCAAGGAGGAGACGAGAGAGATTAGGCGAGTTATTACGTATCGGCTATGCCAATGGGAAGCAATTACATAAAAGACTGCAAAAGTTTCGAATTAGTGCTGAAGAATTTGCGAATGCCATGCAGTGTGTGTTTGAGGAGGAAGATAAATGA
- the rsmA gene encoding 16S rRNA (adenine(1518)-N(6)/adenine(1519)-N(6))-dimethyltransferase RsmA gives MMKDIATPQRTKEILNKYGFSFKKSLGQNFLIDTNILRNIVDAANITERTGVIEVGPGIGALTEQLAKRAKKVVSFEIDQRLLPVLKDTLSPYDNVSIIHSDVLKANIQEVIDEQFKDVEDLMVVANLPYYVTTPILMKLLEGHLPIRGIVVMIQAEVADRIAAKPGSKEYGALSIAAQYYATAEKVMTVPATVFVPQPRVDSAVLRLNIREEPAVNVEDETYFFKVFHACFANRRKTILNNLVHNLGPKEKKQEIEAALQEADVDPKRRGETLSLEEFAKLSDALLKRLA, from the coding sequence ATGATGAAAGATATTGCCACACCACAACGTACGAAAGAAATTTTAAATAAATATGGTTTTAGCTTTAAAAAAAGCTTGGGACAGAACTTCTTAATTGATACGAATATATTACGAAATATTGTAGATGCAGCGAATATAACTGAGCGGACAGGTGTTATAGAAGTTGGACCAGGAATAGGTGCCTTAACTGAACAATTAGCGAAACGAGCTAAAAAAGTAGTTTCTTTTGAAATTGATCAAAGGCTTCTTCCTGTTCTTAAAGATACATTGTCTCCGTATGACAACGTGTCTATTATCCATTCAGATGTACTTAAGGCCAACATACAAGAAGTTATTGATGAGCAATTTAAAGACGTTGAGGATTTAATGGTTGTAGCAAACCTGCCTTATTATGTGACGACGCCGATTTTGATGAAATTATTAGAAGGACATTTACCAATCCGCGGTATAGTGGTCATGATCCAAGCTGAAGTTGCAGATCGAATTGCTGCGAAGCCAGGGTCCAAGGAATATGGAGCGTTATCAATTGCAGCTCAATACTACGCAACAGCGGAAAAGGTTATGACGGTTCCGGCTACAGTGTTTGTTCCACAACCAAGAGTCGATTCAGCTGTGTTGCGCTTAAATATTAGAGAAGAACCAGCGGTAAATGTAGAAGATGAGACTTATTTCTTTAAGGTGTTTCATGCTTGCTTTGCGAATAGACGTAAAACGATTTTAAATAATCTAGTGCATAATTTAGGCCCAAAAGAAAAAAAGCAAGAAATTGAGGCTGCTTTACAAGAAGCAGACGTTGACCCGAAGCGAAGAGGAGAGACACTTTCTTTAGAGGAGTTTGCCAAGCTGAGTGATGCATTGTTAAAAAGATTAGCGTAA
- the yabG gene encoding sporulation peptidase YabG: MKLKKGDLVARPSYQCDLLFRVVELYSDYVELVGEDMRLIADAPLDDVVLVSEKDRSEHEQKAREIEENSYKLFRQDAKLMKQRGEYEVTSGYKSEIDYFELRGRVLHIDGDPLYLRKCTELYNKLGVPVYGVHLHEKEMPEQIGSLLEMVQPDIVVVTGHDAYLKGKGSEDDARSYRHTKYFAECVRIARKHAWHRDELIVFAGACQSHFETLIKAGANFASSPDRINIHALDPVYIAARVSLTSFMDRISLSEVLRNTITGEKGLGGIETKGVMRRGMPFKYEK; encoded by the coding sequence ATGAAGCTGAAAAAAGGGGATCTAGTGGCTCGCCCTTCATATCAATGTGATTTGTTGTTTAGGGTAGTGGAATTGTATTCAGACTATGTTGAACTAGTTGGAGAAGATATGCGTTTAATTGCTGATGCGCCACTTGATGATGTCGTGCTCGTATCAGAGAAAGATCGATCAGAACACGAACAAAAAGCAAGGGAAATAGAGGAGAACTCCTATAAATTGTTTCGCCAAGATGCAAAGTTAATGAAACAACGAGGAGAGTATGAAGTAACGTCTGGTTATAAAAGTGAGATTGATTACTTTGAATTAAGAGGGCGCGTTCTCCACATTGATGGTGATCCTTTATATTTAAGAAAATGTACTGAGTTATATAATAAGTTGGGTGTACCCGTCTATGGTGTCCACCTCCACGAAAAAGAAATGCCAGAACAAATTGGTTCGTTGCTTGAAATGGTACAACCGGATATTGTCGTTGTAACGGGACATGATGCTTATTTAAAGGGAAAAGGGTCAGAAGATGATGCAAGATCGTACCGTCATACTAAATACTTTGCTGAGTGTGTTAGAATAGCGAGAAAGCATGCTTGGCATCGTGATGAACTTATTGTGTTTGCAGGTGCCTGCCAGTCGCATTTCGAAACATTAATAAAAGCCGGAGCCAATTTTGCTAGTTCACCTGATCGAATAAATATTCATGCCCTAGATCCGGTCTACATTGCTGCGAGGGTTAGTTTAACGTCGTTTATGGACCGTATAAGTCTTTCGGAAGTGTTACGGAATACGATTACAGGGGAAAAGGGCTTAGGTGGTATCGAGACAAAGGGTGTTATGAGACGCGGCATGCCGTTCAAATACGAAAAATAG
- the veg gene encoding biofilm formation stimulator Veg — MAKTLIDIKRALDANVGKRITIKANGGRRKTSERSGLLEETYPSVFIVKLDEQQNAFERVSYSYADILTETVELMLCEEGTDSTALKA, encoded by the coding sequence ATGGCAAAAACGTTAATAGACATTAAGCGTGCATTAGATGCTAATGTTGGTAAAAGAATTACGATTAAAGCAAATGGTGGTCGTCGGAAAACGTCGGAGCGTTCTGGTCTGCTTGAAGAAACATACCCTTCAGTGTTTATCGTGAAATTGGATGAACAACAAAATGCATTTGAACGAGTTTCTTACAGTTATGCTGATATCCTAACGGAAACAGTAGAATTAATGCTTTGCGAAGAAGGCACAGA